Proteins from one Coleofasciculus sp. FACHB-T130 genomic window:
- a CDS encoding carbohydrate ABC transporter permease — translation MPLAVALVVIFCLAPVLWQLLTSFKVNEDIAAVPTVYFPTRYTLAHYIELFVRRPFWRYILNSAFVSITSTALALAIGAPAAYALARLHLRGGKVILAGVLIITLFPGILLFLGLLEIVQAFRLGNNYLALIIPYTAINLPLTILVLRSFFEQLPKDLEDAAKVDGYNTFQMLTQILLPMTVPALVTTGILTFIFAWNEFIFALTFITREDMKTIPVGAAQLGGASLFEIPYGPIAAATVLGTLPLVLLVLFFQRKIVQGLTAGAVKG, via the coding sequence ATGCCCCTGGCAGTTGCCCTGGTAGTAATCTTCTGCCTAGCGCCAGTTTTATGGCAACTGCTGACTTCATTCAAAGTCAATGAGGATATTGCCGCCGTTCCCACGGTCTATTTTCCCACTCGATACACCCTTGCTCACTACATTGAGTTATTCGTTCGTCGTCCGTTTTGGCGCTACATCTTAAATAGTGCCTTCGTCTCGATTACTTCCACTGCTCTAGCTTTAGCCATTGGGGCACCCGCGGCTTACGCTCTGGCACGATTGCATCTTCGGGGCGGCAAAGTTATCCTTGCTGGTGTCTTAATCATTACTTTATTCCCTGGAATTTTGTTGTTCTTGGGACTGTTAGAAATTGTCCAGGCATTTCGCTTGGGTAACAACTATTTGGCGCTGATAATTCCTTATACCGCCATCAATTTACCGTTGACGATTTTAGTGCTGCGAAGCTTTTTCGAGCAATTGCCAAAAGATTTGGAAGATGCTGCTAAAGTCGATGGTTATAATACGTTCCAAATGCTGACGCAAATCTTACTGCCGATGACGGTTCCAGCTTTGGTAACAACTGGAATTCTCACCTTTATTTTTGCTTGGAACGAGTTTATCTTCGCCCTCACCTTTATTACTCGTGAAGATATGAAGACGATTCCGGTTGGGGCTGCTCAATTAGGCGGTGCGTCCCTATTTGAAATTCCATACGGGCCAATTGCTGCGGCAACGGTCTTGGGAACTTTGCCCCTAGTTTTACTGGTGTTGTTCTTCCAGCGCAAGATTGTCCAAGGTTTAACAGCGGGTGCTGTTAAAGGATAA